From Triticum aestivum cultivar Chinese Spring chromosome 4A, IWGSC CS RefSeq v2.1, whole genome shotgun sequence, a single genomic window includes:
- the LOC123087942 gene encoding F-box/LRR-repeat protein At4g14103 yields MRPKESKRWVPVNRPAVASPAAGNPSNGMPPKVSQRWVPVNRPAVTPPAAGNPSDGMPPKVVPVNRPMGTGTGTSHGAGKPSNEIPRKASKRWVPVNRPAVPSPAAGKPSDGMPPKVVPVNRPMGTGKPRGAGKPSNQIPRKVSKQWVPVNRPPTVGTPRVAGEPSDRLSDLPDALLHHIMSFLKAWEMVRTCRLSRRWRNLWASVPCIDVRVGLHDNPPEEFAKFVNRLLRSRDALTPLDTLRVRSVGEDDFYETYNDGNVKSWIRTAIKRKARAIQLNGHLHKYITLDRIDFASCHLKILKLSYVELDDKVVKQLSSRCPLEELELKSCVVGAHEILSFSLKSLTMVKCKLTMNLSVDAPNLMFFRCIKPEKWVPVFKNSVSLIRGSIMLDDSLLSREFQKYHEDEDEFPQTSDEDDDIDNGNGQCNGKSAAAAEGFLDSILYGSFSDYCDGYSDDFYDGYSDDIKDDYDYGSDINSDDDTYEYSEIANGTRINILQMSLNSVRVVKNLATVETMGLTTIKL; encoded by the coding sequence ATGCGCCCCAAGGAATCCAAGCGGTGGGTGCCGGTTAACCGGCCGGCCGTGGCGTCTCCTGCTGCGGGCAACCCGTCCAACGGAATGCCCCCGAAGGTATCCCAGCGGTGGGTGCCGGTTAACCGGCCGGCCGTGACGCCTCCTGCTGCAGGCAACCCGTCCGACGGAATGCCCCCGAAGGTAGTGCCGGTGAACCGACccatggggacggggacggggacgtctCACGGGGCAGGCAAACCGTCGAACGAAATCCCCCGGAAGGCATCCAAGCGATGGGTGCCGGTTAACCGTCCGGCCGTGCCGTCTCCTGCTGCAGGCAAGCCGTCCGACGGAATGCCCCCGAAGGTAGTGCCGGTGAACCGACCCATGGGGACGGGGAAGCCTCGCGGGGCAGGCAAACCATCGAACCAAATCCCCCGGAAGGTATCCAAGCAATGGGTACCGGTTAACCGACCGCCAACTGTGGGGACACCTCGCGTGGCAGGTGAACCCTCCGACAGGCTCAGTGACCTCCCGGACGCGCTGCTGCACCACATCATGTCGTTCCTGAAGGCGTGGGAGATGGTCCGCACGTGCAGGCTCTCGCGGAGGTGGCGCAACCTCTGGGCCTCTGTGCCTTGCATCGACGTCCGCGTGGGACTCCATGATAACCCACCTGAGGAGTTCGCCAAGTTTGTTAACCGGTTGCTGCGCAGCCGGGACGCGCTCACGCCACTGGACACGCTCCGTGTGCGCTCGGTTGGTGAGGATGATTTCTATGAGACTTATAACGATGGCAATGTCAAGAGCTGGATCCGTACTGCTATCAAGCGAAAAGCTCGTGCTATTCAGCTTAATGGGCATCTCCACAAGTACATTACGCTGGATCGCATAGACTTCGCCTCTTGCCATCTCAAAATCTTGAAACTGTCATATGTCGAGCTAGATGATAAAGTTGTGAAGCAGCTCTCTTCTCGGTGCCCTTTGGAAGAACTAGAGCTCAAGAGCTGTGTGGTAGGTGCCCATGAGATTTTGTCCTTCTCTCTGAAGAGTTTGACCATGGTCAAGTGCAAGCTTACTATGAACCTCTCGGTGGATGCCCCAAACCTCATGTTCTTTCGTTGCATCAAACCTGAGAAGTGGGTTCCCGTATTCAAGAACTCTGTGTCTCTTATCAGAGGCAGTATCATGCTTGATGACTCTTTATTAAGTCGTGAGTTTCAAAAGTACCATGAGGATGAGGATGAATTCCCTCAGACTAGCGATGAAGATGACGACATTGATAATGGAAATGGCCAGTGCAATGGTAAaagtgctgctgctgctgagggCTTTCTGGATAGTATCTTGTATGGCAGCTTTTCTGATTATTGTGATGGCTATTCTGATGATTTTTATGATGGCTATTCCGAtgacatcaaagatgattatgatTATGGAAGTGATATCAACAGCGATGATGATACATACGAATATAGTGAAATTGCAAATGGCACTAGGATAAATATTTTGCAAATGTCTCTGAATTCAGTAAGGGTGGTAAAAAATTTGGCTACAGTGGAAACTATGGGTTTAACGACTATAAAACTTTAG
- the LOC123084218 gene encoding cysteine-rich receptor-like protein kinase 6: MIIVFLLILGFKPFVTASKPLAQFCDDSISNMNDSTYQANLKLLSTKLSRSASFKQTLLAKGFVRTDQDRIYGVAVCRGDIAYNNPICTSCITTAFHDAWRLCGPYDMHVLYEYCIVHISATDLTYDSSAVLNSLMIFMDSVQGYTGSSISTKYGAYTGVSINDNIMVLIQETAKQVVYNSTMRYATGRMDLNNTIPLLYSLAQCNLDLPPNDCWDCLNNIRSTAKNFSYLQRGEWIASVWCNLWYDTYQFYEGQPMKQITWSDSVDPTTNMVAPQPAPGPVGVPRQKDKNKAVAVPSRKLPSKVSSQEDEELVWGIGRSSEFTFFDFSQVSDATSNFSDENKLGQGGFGPVYKGQLPKGSEVAIKRLASQSGDLKASNILLDSEMNPKISDFGLAKIFSSNDTEGNTKRIAGTYGYMAPEYASEGLFSIKSDVFSFGVLILEIINGKRNSCFHQNGDFFNLLGYAWKLWKEERWLEFVDESIVSESDVLETMRCINIALLCVQENAADRPSTTSLVAMLSSESMTLPEPKHPAYFHIRVTEEEPPSANDVTMSALQGR; encoded by the exons atgatcatcgtcttcctgctcaTTCTCGGCTTTAAGCCATTCGTCACGGCCAGCAAACCACTAGCGCAGTTCTGCGACGATAGTATCTCCAACATGAACGATAGCACCTACCAGGCCAACCTTAAACTCCTATCCACCAAGCTATCCAGGAGTGCCTCATTCAAACAAACCCTCCTCGCCAAGGGCTTTGTCAGAACCGACCAAGATCGCATATACGGTGTCGCTGTATGCCGTGGCGACATCGCGTACAACAACCCTATCTGCACCAGCTGCATCACCACAGCATTCCATGATGCGTGGCGGCTGTGCGGACCCTACGACATGCATGTCTTGTATGAGTACTGCATCGTCCACATCTCCGCCACGGACCTTACCTACGACTCCAGTGCTGTGCTAAACAGCTTGATGATCTTTATGGACAGCGTGCAAGGCTATACGGGTTCCAGCATTTCGACCAAGTATGGTGCCTACACCGGTGTCAGCATCAATGACAACATCATGGTGCTGATTCAAGAGACGGCCAAACAAGTGGTGTACAACTCGACGATGAGGTATGCCACTGGCCGCATGGATTTGAACAACACAATCCCGTTGCTCTACTCTTTAGCGCAGTGTAACCTGGACCTGCCACCAAATGACTGCTGGGATTGCCTCAACAATATCAGGAGCACAGCAAAGAATTTCTCCTACCTGCAACGTGGTGAATGGATTGCTAGTGTGTGGTGTAATTTATGGTACGACACGTATCAGTTCTACGAGGGCCAGCCAATGAAGCAGATCACCTGGTCAGATTCTGTAGATCCAACAACAAACATGGTAGCACCCCAGCCGGCGCCAGGGCCAGTTGGTGTTCCGAGGCAGAAAGACAAGAATAAGGCAGTTGCTGTGCCCAGCAGGAAACTCCCAA GTAAAGTGAGCTCACAGGAAGATGAAGAACTAGTCTGGGGAATAGGAAGAAGTTCAGAGTTCACGTTTTTTGACTTTTCACAAGTATCAGATGCAACAAGTAACTTCTCAGATGAAAATAAATTGGGACAAGGTGGTTTTGGCCCAGTATACAAG GGTCAGCTACCGAAAGGATCGGAGGTAGCAATTAAGAGACTAGCTTCACAGTCAGG GGATCTTAAAGCAAGCAACATTCTTTTGGACAGTGAAATGAATCCTAAAATATCAGATTTTGGGCTTGCAAAAATATTCAGCTCAAATGATACTGAAGGGAACACAAAAAGGATTGCTGGGACATA TGGGTATATGGCTCCTGAGTATGCTTCAGAGGGTCTCTTCTCGATCAAATCTGATGTATTCAGCTTTGGTGTGCTGATTCTCGAGATCATCAATGGAAAAAGAAACTCATGTTTCCATCAAAATGGGGACTTCTTCAATCTTCTCGGATAT GCATGGAAGTTGTGGAAAGAGGAAAGATGGCTGGAGTTCGTCGATGAATCAATAGTTTCAGAGTCTGACGTGTTAGAGACAATGAGGTGTATCAACATCGCATTGCTGTGTGTGCAAGAGAATGCAGCTGATAGACCCAGCACAACAAGTTTGGTTGCAATGCTAAGCAGTGAAAGTATGACCCTGCCTGAACCTAAGCATCCGGCGTATTTCCACATAAGGGTAACGGAGGAAGAGCCACCTAGTGCTAATGATGTGACGATGTCTGCTCTACAGGGCAGATAG
- the LOC123087943 gene encoding U-box domain-containing protein 35 isoform X2 codes for MSTEIEEEDSGETAPETEAPGVSTVAIAVSGSRSSRHALKWALDKFVPGGRVLFRILHVRPPITMVPTPMGNYIPVSQVRDDVASAYREELEWQARNMLLPYKKMCAQRQVEAEAVLLESDDVPAAISEEIGKFNIGKLVLGSSSRSIFRRKLKGSKTATKISECIPSFCTAYVVSKGKLSFVRSATSDACETPKTISLSTVSSPSSRSLSSAPSECADRNGAAAVLFRQSSRSSQRDHALANINRRASPSGSGGSEISYHADTTLITNSHSIASGAQLSSSSSGDSVYKSFRRDSSPDIPDLQAAVSEIATNLKHSHDQDDLKLQIESMKVKLRHLQKLHECAHTEPVDSTQKLHNNLGIQRVEPEIKLREIDLTEEMVRRLLRRMEREEEEVAEREAQPIQTSSGQKATEGDGDHQNAGEINTGLKNAGRCLTEYNRYSWEHIQAATSSFSSDLVIGKGTYGTVYKAKFQHSVAAVKVLNSLEGFGTQQLQQELEVLGKIRHPHLLLLLGACPERGCVVYEYMESGSLDDALHHRRNGTPPLAWYDRVRVAWEVATAVAFLHSARPDPIIHRDLKPANILLDRNLSSKVGDVGLSTALLHHSGAGGGGGQQQSTMVRNTTPVGTFCYIDPEYQRTGAVSAKSDVYALGVVVLQLLTGRTSPLGLAHAVETALEEDGGDSFAEMLDVTAGQWPPEEARELAALALQCAEMRRRDRPGLREHILPALERIKDVAARAARETKALLLRTASSSAAPGHFLCPILQEIMEDPCVAADGYTYDRKAIETWVSMKDKSPMTNLRLLSKSLIPNHSLRSAIMDWSSKNR; via the exons ATGTCGACGGAGATCGAGGAGGAGGACTCCGGCGAGACGGCGCCGGAGACGGAGGCCCCCGGCGTGAGCACGGTGGCCATCGCGGTGAGCGGGAGCAGGAGCAGCAGGCACGCGCTCAAGTGGGCCCTCGACAAGTTCGTGCCCGGCGGGCGGGTCCTCTTCCGGATCCTGCATGTCCGCCCGCCCATCACCATGGTGCCCACTCCAA TGGGCAATTACATCCCGGTCTCGCAAGTGCGCGACGACGTGGCATCGGCATACCGGGAAGAACTGGAATGGCAAGCAAGGAACATGTTGCTCCCTTACAAGAAGATGTGTGCTCAGAGACAG GTAGAAGCAGAAGCTGTTTTACTTGAATCTGATGACGTGCCTGCTGCTATAAGCGAGGAAATCGGCAAATTCAACATTGGCAAGCTGGTCTTGGGCTCTTCGTCCAGAAGCATATTCCGAAG GAAGCTCAAAGGAAGCAAGACTGCAACCAAAATCTCCGAATGCATTCCAAGCTTCTGTACCGCATACGTGGTTTCAAAGGGCAAACTGTCATTCGTGCGCTCAGCTACATCTGATGCCTGCGAAACACCCAAGACCATATCTCTTTCAACCGTTTCTTCTCCTAGCTCCAGAAGCCTTTCCAGTGCGCCCTCAG AGTGTGCTGACAGAAATGGAGCAGCAGCTGTATTATTCCGCCAGTCTTCTCGGTCATCGCAACGTGATCACGCACTCGCAAACATAAACAGGAGAGCTAGCCCTTCAGGCAGTGGAGGCAGCGAGATCTCTTACCACGCTGACACAACCCTGATAACGAATTCACATTCGATCGCATCGGGAGCGCAgctcagtagcagcagcagtggGGATTCAGTTTACAAGAGCTTCCGAAGAGATAGTTCCCCAGACATCCCTGACCTGCAGGCAGCAGTTTCAGAAATTGCAACAAACCTCAAGCATTCTCATGACCAG GATGATCTGAAGCTTCAAATTGAGAGTATGAAGGTCAAACTGCGACATCTTCAGAAGCTTCACGAGTGTGCTCACACTGAACCGGTCGACTCCACTCAGAAA TTACACAACAACTTGGGCATCCAGCGTGTCGAGCCCGAAATCAAGCTTCGAGAAATCGACCTGACAGAAGAAATGGTGAGGAGATTGCTAAGGCGAATGGAGAGAGAAGAAGAGGAGGTGGCCGAAAGAGAAGCTCAACCTATACAAACCTCTTCTGGACAGAAAGCAACAGAGGGTGATGGCGATCACCAAAATGCTGGAGAGATCAACACAGGACTGAAAAACGCCGGACGATGTTTAACCGAGTACAATAGGTACTCATGGGAGCATATCCAAGCGGCGACTTCATCGTTTTCAAGTGATCTTGTGATTGGTAAGGGGACATATGGAACAGTCTACAAGGCTAAGTTTCAGCATAGTGTTGCAGCAGTGAAAGTTTTGAACTCCCTTGAAGGTTTTGGAACTCAGCAGTTACAGCAGGAG CTGGAGGTCCTAGGCAAGATCCGGCACCCTCACCTGCTACTGCTGCTGGGCGCGTGCCCGGAGCGCGGCTGCGTGGTGTACGAGTACATGGAGAGCGGCAGCCTGGATGACGCGCTCCACCACCGCCGGAACGGCACGCCGCCGCTCGCCTGGTACGACCGCGTCCGGGTCGCCTGGGAGGTGGCCACCGCCGTCGCCTTCCTCCACAGCGCCAGGCCAGACCCCATCATCCACCGTGACCTCAAGCCGGCCAACATCCTGCTCGACCGGAACCTCTCCAGCAAGGTCGGTGACGTCGGCCTCTCGACGGCGCTGCTCCACCACTCGGGTgccggaggtggaggaggccaGCAGCAGTCCACGATGGTGAGGAACACGACGCCCGTGGGCACGTTCTGCTACATCGACCCGGAGTACCAGCGGACGGGCGCCGTGTCGGCCAAGTCAGACGTATACGCGCTCGGCGTGGTAGTGCTGCAGCTGCTCACGGGGCGGACGTCGCCGCTCGGGCTCGCCCACGCCGTGGAGACCGCACTGGAGGAAGACGGTGGTGACTCCTTCGCTGAGATGCTGGACGTGACCGCCGGGCAGTGGCCGCCAGAGGAGGCGCGAGAGCTGGCGGCGCTGGCTCTGCAGTGCGCGGAGATGCGGCGCAGGGACCGGCCTGGGCTGCGCGAGCACATCCTCCCGGCACTGGAGCGGATCAAGGACGTCGCTGCCAGAGCCGCCAGGGAGACGAAGGCCCTTCTCCTCCGGACAGCATCATCGTCAGCAGCCCCGGGCCACTTCCTCTGCCCCATTCTTCAGGAAATCATGGAGGACCCATGCGTCGCCGCCGATGGGTACACCTACGACCGGAAAGCGATCGAGACATGGGTGAGCATGAAGGACAAGTCGCCGATGACTAACCTCCGGCTGCTGAGCAAGAGCCTCATCCCCAACCATTCACTCCGGTCGGCCATCATGGACTGGAGCTCCAAGAACAGATGA
- the LOC123087943 gene encoding U-box domain-containing protein 35 isoform X1 — protein sequence MSTEIEEEDSGETAPETEAPGVSTVAIAVSGSRSSRHALKWALDKFVPGGRVLFRILHVRPPITMVPTPMGNYIPVSQVRDDVASAYREELEWQARNMLLPYKKMCAQRQVEAEAVLLESDDVPAAISEEIGKFNIGKLVLGSSSRSIFRRKLKGSKTATKISECIPSFCTAYVVSKGKLSFVRSATSDACETPKTISLSTVSSPSSRSLSSAPSECADRNGAAAVLFRQSSRSSQRDHALANINRRASPSGSGGSEISYHADTTLITNSHSIASGAQLSSSSSGDSVYKSFRRDSSPDIPDLQAAVSEIATNLKHSHDQQDDLKLQIESMKVKLRHLQKLHECAHTEPVDSTQKLHNNLGIQRVEPEIKLREIDLTEEMVRRLLRRMEREEEEVAEREAQPIQTSSGQKATEGDGDHQNAGEINTGLKNAGRCLTEYNRYSWEHIQAATSSFSSDLVIGKGTYGTVYKAKFQHSVAAVKVLNSLEGFGTQQLQQELEVLGKIRHPHLLLLLGACPERGCVVYEYMESGSLDDALHHRRNGTPPLAWYDRVRVAWEVATAVAFLHSARPDPIIHRDLKPANILLDRNLSSKVGDVGLSTALLHHSGAGGGGGQQQSTMVRNTTPVGTFCYIDPEYQRTGAVSAKSDVYALGVVVLQLLTGRTSPLGLAHAVETALEEDGGDSFAEMLDVTAGQWPPEEARELAALALQCAEMRRRDRPGLREHILPALERIKDVAARAARETKALLLRTASSSAAPGHFLCPILQEIMEDPCVAADGYTYDRKAIETWVSMKDKSPMTNLRLLSKSLIPNHSLRSAIMDWSSKNR from the exons ATGTCGACGGAGATCGAGGAGGAGGACTCCGGCGAGACGGCGCCGGAGACGGAGGCCCCCGGCGTGAGCACGGTGGCCATCGCGGTGAGCGGGAGCAGGAGCAGCAGGCACGCGCTCAAGTGGGCCCTCGACAAGTTCGTGCCCGGCGGGCGGGTCCTCTTCCGGATCCTGCATGTCCGCCCGCCCATCACCATGGTGCCCACTCCAA TGGGCAATTACATCCCGGTCTCGCAAGTGCGCGACGACGTGGCATCGGCATACCGGGAAGAACTGGAATGGCAAGCAAGGAACATGTTGCTCCCTTACAAGAAGATGTGTGCTCAGAGACAG GTAGAAGCAGAAGCTGTTTTACTTGAATCTGATGACGTGCCTGCTGCTATAAGCGAGGAAATCGGCAAATTCAACATTGGCAAGCTGGTCTTGGGCTCTTCGTCCAGAAGCATATTCCGAAG GAAGCTCAAAGGAAGCAAGACTGCAACCAAAATCTCCGAATGCATTCCAAGCTTCTGTACCGCATACGTGGTTTCAAAGGGCAAACTGTCATTCGTGCGCTCAGCTACATCTGATGCCTGCGAAACACCCAAGACCATATCTCTTTCAACCGTTTCTTCTCCTAGCTCCAGAAGCCTTTCCAGTGCGCCCTCAG AGTGTGCTGACAGAAATGGAGCAGCAGCTGTATTATTCCGCCAGTCTTCTCGGTCATCGCAACGTGATCACGCACTCGCAAACATAAACAGGAGAGCTAGCCCTTCAGGCAGTGGAGGCAGCGAGATCTCTTACCACGCTGACACAACCCTGATAACGAATTCACATTCGATCGCATCGGGAGCGCAgctcagtagcagcagcagtggGGATTCAGTTTACAAGAGCTTCCGAAGAGATAGTTCCCCAGACATCCCTGACCTGCAGGCAGCAGTTTCAGAAATTGCAACAAACCTCAAGCATTCTCATGACCAG CAGGATGATCTGAAGCTTCAAATTGAGAGTATGAAGGTCAAACTGCGACATCTTCAGAAGCTTCACGAGTGTGCTCACACTGAACCGGTCGACTCCACTCAGAAA TTACACAACAACTTGGGCATCCAGCGTGTCGAGCCCGAAATCAAGCTTCGAGAAATCGACCTGACAGAAGAAATGGTGAGGAGATTGCTAAGGCGAATGGAGAGAGAAGAAGAGGAGGTGGCCGAAAGAGAAGCTCAACCTATACAAACCTCTTCTGGACAGAAAGCAACAGAGGGTGATGGCGATCACCAAAATGCTGGAGAGATCAACACAGGACTGAAAAACGCCGGACGATGTTTAACCGAGTACAATAGGTACTCATGGGAGCATATCCAAGCGGCGACTTCATCGTTTTCAAGTGATCTTGTGATTGGTAAGGGGACATATGGAACAGTCTACAAGGCTAAGTTTCAGCATAGTGTTGCAGCAGTGAAAGTTTTGAACTCCCTTGAAGGTTTTGGAACTCAGCAGTTACAGCAGGAG CTGGAGGTCCTAGGCAAGATCCGGCACCCTCACCTGCTACTGCTGCTGGGCGCGTGCCCGGAGCGCGGCTGCGTGGTGTACGAGTACATGGAGAGCGGCAGCCTGGATGACGCGCTCCACCACCGCCGGAACGGCACGCCGCCGCTCGCCTGGTACGACCGCGTCCGGGTCGCCTGGGAGGTGGCCACCGCCGTCGCCTTCCTCCACAGCGCCAGGCCAGACCCCATCATCCACCGTGACCTCAAGCCGGCCAACATCCTGCTCGACCGGAACCTCTCCAGCAAGGTCGGTGACGTCGGCCTCTCGACGGCGCTGCTCCACCACTCGGGTgccggaggtggaggaggccaGCAGCAGTCCACGATGGTGAGGAACACGACGCCCGTGGGCACGTTCTGCTACATCGACCCGGAGTACCAGCGGACGGGCGCCGTGTCGGCCAAGTCAGACGTATACGCGCTCGGCGTGGTAGTGCTGCAGCTGCTCACGGGGCGGACGTCGCCGCTCGGGCTCGCCCACGCCGTGGAGACCGCACTGGAGGAAGACGGTGGTGACTCCTTCGCTGAGATGCTGGACGTGACCGCCGGGCAGTGGCCGCCAGAGGAGGCGCGAGAGCTGGCGGCGCTGGCTCTGCAGTGCGCGGAGATGCGGCGCAGGGACCGGCCTGGGCTGCGCGAGCACATCCTCCCGGCACTGGAGCGGATCAAGGACGTCGCTGCCAGAGCCGCCAGGGAGACGAAGGCCCTTCTCCTCCGGACAGCATCATCGTCAGCAGCCCCGGGCCACTTCCTCTGCCCCATTCTTCAGGAAATCATGGAGGACCCATGCGTCGCCGCCGATGGGTACACCTACGACCGGAAAGCGATCGAGACATGGGTGAGCATGAAGGACAAGTCGCCGATGACTAACCTCCGGCTGCTGAGCAAGAGCCTCATCCCCAACCATTCACTCCGGTCGGCCATCATGGACTGGAGCTCCAAGAACAGATGA